ATTGCAGGTTGTAGTCCCTTATCTCAGTTCTCCCTGTGGCATTTGCATCGTAGGACCTcgactgcactacactacaatACACTACCTAGATAAGGCCACACAACATGCCTGTTTCCATAGCGCCAGAGAGGGTCCATGGTACTCTAGATAGCTGTTGATCCTGAAATGGGTTTGAGACATCTACGCCTGGACTGCGTTTCCTGAAGGCGTCGTTTAGCAACCACCTTGGTAaccgtggagagagagtgttcaaaataATAGTCTCTTTATCATTTAACTATGGTGGTTGTTCAACGGCGCTTTCACACTTTTGGGAAACGTACCTCTGATCAGAGCCAAATCCAGGATAGTTCAGAGCCGGACCTGGGCCAGATGTGTTCTGGTGTCAACTACAGTGTGTGGCGAGTCTCGTGATTCTgactcccctttctctctctctctgcagggaaGAGGTGCACTGAGAAAGTCCAGCCAGAGACAAGGAGCAGCTCGTACGGATCCTTGGCCTCCAAGCTGATATGCAACAGAGGAACGCATACAGACGACTCCTAAGAGTGGGTTACACTGGGGGGGGGCAACAAAGACAGTGTACTGGGGGGGCAACAAGGACAGTGCACTGGGGGGGCGACAAGGACAGTGCACTGGGGGCATCATGACatgggaggagagaaaatggggtggagtgtgtagacagagatggagggttTAGTGAAGTGAGTCAGTACTAACCCTAGGAGAGTACGCTGACgaaaaataaaaatgctgtGTGGTTTTCAACCCTAAGACACTGActgaaaaaaaggttttagccttTAACACCATAACTTGAGTCTCAGAACTCCACATacaaagaaaaagggaaatatTCATGGaaaaataatattattttgtTGTCATGGCAATATTTAACTTCTGTACTGAAACGTATTAAACAACTTCATATTATCCCATGAAGTGTTGCAGGTGTCTCAGAAAAGTTTAGCTAActagtgccacctagtggagaACTAATTCACGTGCATCAGTCACTGAAAAATAATCACATTTTGTCTTTGAGGTGTTTATATTACTGAAGTTGAGGTTGATTTGATGTCATTTTTTGGAGCGCTTCAAACAGGTCAAATTTACAGTGAGATCAGAACATTAAAGCCGTGACCTTAACCACACTGGTGACGTCTTCAGTCCGTCACGCAGCTCCTCATATTCTCATTAAAAGAGCGTTGAATTACTTCGGCTGCAGGCGAGGAAAGTCCGTTTTCCACGAGCACCACCAGCGATGTCAGGACACACACGGATTGTGTGTCCCTTCAGACCTCGCCAATGGAATTTACATCAACGACGGCATCACATAGCAACGAAACAAACTGTGGCAAACAAATGCAGTGTCTCCGAGATGACATGGCAACAGCGACGTGGCCTAATTGAAGCCATCAAACGACTGGATGACACAACGGTTAAAGGGCCACACAGAAGCTGCACCTCCTGACCACATGGGGATTAAAGACACTCAGGACAGAGGAGGATTACGGGAAGAACAGCGTCATTAGAGGGTCACAAGTGATTTTATTTTTGAGTATCTTCCCCATTTTTTGGTATCCAACTAGCACAgattaatacaaatatataatgtATCAAAGATAAAAAATGTTGGCCACAGCAAAACTGCCAGCATTCTCAAGCTTTGTTTCTTCAGTAACTCCCATCTTTCTTTGGGCTGATCCAAATCAGATAAAATCTGACAAAACCCCCAAATTAAGGTACCATGGAGACACCTGTGAGACTACAACAGACACATTCAGTGTATCGGAAATATTCATGTGTAATATAATCTTCCAAGTCCACAACTATAACACCTATCAGACTGTAAGAGTTTGCCTATTTGAACTCTTCAGTGTTGTAGGACACACGAGGAAGATGGTTAAAGCACATGACCCGTTTTAAAAAGGTGGCAAAAGCACATGACCCGTTTTAAAGGTGACCCAAGCATAAAGTAAAGCGACATTACTATTCTATTTCCAACTCTGTTTATTAGCTTGGTACACATCtgattacatttttcttttaattCTTCTTAGAATTTGACCAATGCAGGATGAACGGACAAGCTGAGGCGGTTGGGACAGAGGTAGACTTTATTAGCATTTTCAAAAGGAAACCGGTGCCAAATACATGAAAACCACTACTGAAGCGGGAAATAAAACGACTGGTGCTGAGGCCAACATAACACATCTATCAAAGTCAAACCAAACACCATGTAAAACCTAATTATTTATAAtccaaatgaataaaacatctgACCCAGATGTAAGTCCCTTtggaaataagagagagaggcctcagTGCCCACAGAGCATTTGAAccaaacctaaaaaaaaacaaaaaaaatgttctcTGCCCAAAGGTTTAGGCACTGAACGTTTTCATGAGAAAATACATGCACCATAAGCCATACCTCACACACGTTTCTAACCTAATGTTAGTCCCATCACTCTTAACACACCACGAGGTCACCCAGAGTGATGAAAGTTTCCCCCGCGATGGACAGCTTCTGTTCCAGTTCATTCACACTCTGACCAAACAGTCTGTCACTTTGTGGATGACCCAAGTCACACCAAACACACGTCGATGCCAATAAATCTCCAGGTAAACTCTGAGGAGACTCTGACCAAGCATAGCATaggggagacacacagaggcactaGTGCTTAGTCAGGCCATTACTTTGAGAAAGGTGGTCAGTTTTTCCAAATGTCATGCAAGATAAACTGCGCATTGTGTTGTACTTCAGtaaagcatttttttcctggAAGGGTTTATTGTTTAGGTTTCACTCAAACGAGCACCCACACCCTGAAGGGCTGAACCTTAAGCCAAGCTTTAAgtgaataacaacaacaacgaccTCACGACGTCACTGAAACCAAAGGCTGGAGTGCACAAAATTTGCCCATGCCTGTCGCATCTAATAATAGAGGCTGCAGATATACCACCTTTTACATGGCAGACATGACCAAAGCTTTGACTGAATGTGACCTAAGTTTGAACCATGCCCCCGCATTCACGTCTAAGTCGCGGGGATTTAAGCTCTTCTGCCTCGTTCACACGTAGGCGACTACACAGTGCTGTCTTGCTGATCAGCGTTCAGTTTTTCAGTCAGTCCTCTGCAGCTGTCCATGGAAAATAGCCAGTACCCTATGAGTGAGCAGAatctggtcgtgtgtgtgtgtgtgtgtgtgtgcgcgcgcaatGGCAACCCGGAGAATGTAGCAAACTAGTGGTCTGCAGGTTTTGCTTTCGCCTACTGATAATAGCCAGTACCCTGTGACTGATCAGATTttggtcacgtgtgtgtgtgtgtgtgtgtgtgtgtgtgtgtgtgtgtgtgtgtgtgtgtgtgtgtgtgtgtgtgtgtgtgtgtcctcaggtcCGTGTTGGCATAGACACATGCGCCGGCAGGCTCAGGCCTCGATGGTGACCTTGGCGAAGCGGTactgcagagaggaggggttcctgagcagcagcaggccccGTTGCTCGGGGGGCTGCCGCAGGAGCGCTTGCAGGAGGCCCGTCAGGCTCACCAGCCCCAACGCCTCCCCACAGCCCGCCGCCAGGGAGAAGTCGCCCTGGGTCACCCAGCCCAGGGTAACGCGTGAGCAGTGGGACGTGACGCTCGGCAGGGGCTCCGGCCACAGCCCCAGgaccagcctctcctctgtggccggagcaggagcaggagcagagggggCCACAGAAGCTGGGGTGGCGTCCGTGTCGCCGTCTGAAGTTCTGCTGGGCGTGGAAACGACCTCTTGGTTCTGAGTGAGGGCTGGGACAGAGCTTGGCTGCTCAGTGGGCCTTTGGCTCGGGTCAGAGGTCGAGTCCGGCTTCTCGGCGACACCATCAGAACCGACTACCTGCTCCTCTGAGGCCCCTTTGGCTTTacctcccttcttcttcttgccctTGCGTGCGCTCTTCACGCGCTTCCTGAAATGGTCCACGTGCAGGGGCTCCTGGGGGCCCATGCAGCGGGGCTCCTTGCTCAGCAGCCGCAGGTCCTCGTCCGTgggcacacacaccatggcatGCAGTTCTGGACGGCCCTTGGCAAGCAGCGAGAAGCGCGCCCACACCAGGCTGTGCCCGTGCGATGCCCAGAGAGAGGCGGCCGTGGCGGGGCAGAGTGAAGCGGGCTGAGGGGCACGCTGGAGCCTCTGGCCTTTAGAAGAGCTGGGCTTacaccagacagacagctgcCTCATCACCTTCCTGCTCCTGGAGAGAAGATAGaatatgagagaaaaaaaagaggaagtaaGTTAATGGAAATGAGTGGAAATGAAGGAAAGAATGGAATAGAAATGAGTGGAAATGAatagaaatgaagaaagaattAAATTAAAGAATTAATTAGAATTAAATTGAACAGGATCTTCTGAAATAGCTGCATAGATGTGACGCTGGTTCATTTGATGGTGGGTGTAACTAAAGACGAAATTTCATAGGATTTCATATCCTGACTTTATTCACATTGCACACCTTCACTAAGGCTGCAGATCTGGCCCAGGTGTGGTGAACCTGTGCCGCATCAGAACCAGAGTGGTTCCGTAAGCCATCTGTCGGGGTTACGCCAGGACGGATCAATACCCTCCGCAGCAGCACTAaagcactgaactgaactctgaGTAAAATGACAATTTTTGTTGCCAAATACTTCAGCTTTAGGCCTCCCGCCAGGCTTCCTGGCAAAGCCATTCCAAAGTAGCTTCAAACGATTTGGAGGTTGGCAGCTGAAGATCATCTCTCACGGCTGTTAAGGAGGCTGTCTGGGAAGACAGGCTTTTATATCTCACGGGGGCTCCGGCACTGAGCGCTCTCATTTGGAACGGCATGAAATCTTGAGCAATCTCCAGCAGAGCCATGAATCTCAACTGTCAGAGGTATTAGAGCGAGCGCTTTGAATTCTCAAAATCCGTCAgcgtgaaataaaaaaacacaatgctCCAAGCAAAACACGCAGTCGAAAACCATGAAGGGGTTGGATGAAATGGATGTGAtgctgctaaaaaaaaaaaaaacaatgctttatcaaatcaatgtttttttaaacaaataagttttttttttctttaaaaaacaatgCTTTGTCAaagtggtttaaaaaaaaataacaacttTGTCAAAGTGATTAATTTATGATGCTTGTAAATCCATGCATTCTGCATTACTTTTGTGAATAATGAACcagaagtcctaattgtttcaAAGTAATGTTAAACTAAATTATTACTTATAATTACAGAATTATAGTCATCCATATAAGCAATAAAGCAACAGTTTGTCTTACAGCAAAGGACAGAGCATCAAACTTGGAGTAACCGAGCGCATAGCAGAACAGCAGAGCACTTTAAACTCAACACCAGCTTCAGATGCAGCGCTGTTCAAAACCTGACAGGATCTCCTCAAGCACAACCCATGTCTCTGAAGCAGTGCAGTAACAGCCAACATAAACCCATTGCCCAAGTTTGCCAGCATCTGGTTCAGCAGACACACTGGAGTAAAACGCCACCTACCTGAGCACAGAAAACCTCCTGGGTGGAACGCCGTCTGTCTCCACGCCAGTCTGGGCATCAGAGCCCTCGCCGGTCTCCTTGACGATCTCCACCCATTCCTCCACCAGCTGTTGCCAGGGGCATCGGAACGGCGCCAGGCAGCCGTGTTTGATGTAATTGGTCCTCTTGCCAGGCGGACGCCTGCGGGCAGGGTGAAAGGTCAATTACATCAATCTACCACATGTGAACAGTGAAGAAGGATGATCTGATTACAACCCAGTGGCCGCCGACTcattacacagacatacagcctGTTATACGTGTACTAACTCAATAGGATCCAGGTTAAAAGTGGTCATCAAATGATACGAGAGGCTATTACACTGATCTACTGCGTTTGGTGTGAGTCTATGGCGCTGCACGTGATTAAACGGTGGGTACTTCCTGGGCAGTATGTCAGCGTGCAGCACCTACCTCGTAAACTTGTTCATAAGCTCTGCCTGCTGCTCATCTTGGAAGCGGGCGCCCGCAATGCAGTCTGGGTAGTCGTGGGGGAAGTGGGGCGCccccttgtgctgggagtgctTCGCGCTCATCTGGAGGCCGGCGACACGGACCCCTCTATACACCTAACACACAACCAAGAGGCCATTTTTGTGACAAATATTACAAATATGTGTTctttaatcacacacattcaaacaagacaaaaaaaataggtGTAAACTAATCTCTGATCTGTAATTTCATAAGCAACAGGATCCTAAATTTAACAGAGAACAAACAGTGTAATTTGCACAAGCTATTTTAGGTTTCTACTTTTCACAATATTAAAAATATTTGTCTTTACAGCTTGTTTTTCAGCCATCGATGAAATAGGTGCGCTGAtacatcctttttttttaaaagacccCTGGAGGCTCTGTGTTCACTAAGAAACTTCAGCACAATGCAGCTGCTGTTCCAAATGTTCAGGAAGCTTCCAGAAACCACACAGAAAGTGGACTCCAACAGGTGTCATGAAAAGACCCtcaaatgcctttatttggatctGCAGGATATCACACCGGAacaaatactgtatgtgcatgcacacgcCGATTTGGAACAATCAAGGCTCATCAAGATACAGTTTAAATATCTTGATAAGCCTTAATCAGCCTTTAATCGTTGATTAAAGTTACTTGATTAAAGTTATCGATAAAGATACTAGCTTGCTCAGCACAGAGGGATAACTGTACTGTACGTACCAGAGGCACCCAGAAGGGCATGCCCCAGCCTTTGGGCAGCAGCAGGTCCCATCCTGCCCCCCAGGAGGGCATCTCCTGGCCCAGCTGCTTGCCTGGCTGGTGCACCAGCAGCACGGGGACTCGGCCCTGTGGAGGGGTGGGCTTCAGGCAGGAGCCGGGCACCAGGAGCTCGCTCCGCATCCGATTCAGCTcctgagagaaagacacacacacacacacacagtcagacagacacacgggAACGGGCTCTCAAATGTTCCAAAGTACAGTACCAGTCCCATAAATAATTTGTATCTTCTGATTCCACGCTGGCATTTAGAACAAGATCGCTTATCTTCTGCATGCCTACGTCATGTAGGACCAGATGGGTGCTGCCAGATGGGTGCTGCCTTTCCACACTTTTCACTGCAATCATTCTGGTCTGGTGTCCCTCCCTAGGGCTTCATGTGGATTAGCAGTGCCACTAATTGCCTGTCTTAGCCATCTCATAGCCTAAACACTTTCAATTTGATACTGTTCATAGTAAATGAGCATTTCTTCAGTGAAGCCTCGCTTAGGAAGACTACCTTCTCTGTGATCTTGTTGTCGGTGGCGTTGTCCCTCACGTTCCGGTCCCACAAGGCGCTTTGGCAGCAGTGCTCTGGTACTCCCTGCAGGGTGAgggcccttctcttctcctcgtccacgcctgacacaaacacacacacacacacacacacacacacacacgtagggcAGAGGCCTGCATCACCCACTGCTTGACCTACACCAGCCTCTCAATGGGGCTGGACTTAACTACATCACATTACACAAAATGCACAACATTTGGGATAAGTATGTAAAACTCACACTACTGCTAAATTAATCCATCAAAGACAATTTTGACTAAAGTTGTTTTGGCCTTCTGGAGCATGATACGTTTACCTTCCTCATTCACCTTACACTGGATAGTCTATTATTGTTGTCATATCCCGTAAATGAaggaggacaggaagaggaagagcccGGACAGGAAGTGGTAGAGAGTGCGTGAGGCGTGTGGCCCGGGCATGAGTGGAGGAGGGTCCTGCCAGGATTCGAACCTGGGTCATCTGCATGGGCGAGCAGAGGCCCCCCAGGGGCGCAGAACCAGAAACACTGCATGCCAACAGAACCAGCCTCAGGGGAGACGGCACCATCACAAACACCATCATCACCGCAACCATCACCACAACCAAAACacaggcagaaaaaaaataccCCTACAtaatttcaaaaactacttttAAAGTTATTCAATAGATTGCTTTTTTAGTACTCAATTAGTAGAATATTATAACCATTATGGTAGTTATTGTATACTGTAGCATAGACTACTGTCATAGCTTCTATAGAGGGTATCCACTCGTTTGTGCTGGTTTTGGGACTCTATGAAGAATGCAATGCTAAAGAGAAGAATGGAAATGAGTCTCTGCTGTGAAGTTACCTATGGCCTGCTGGAGGTCAGGCTCAGCTTTGCATCTCATGCGGGGCAGGGTGAGTCGGGGGTCATCTACAGTCAGGCCCAGGACAGAACCCCCAGGAATCTCAGTGGAGGAATACACACCTGAGGAATACACATGCTGCTTTAAGGCACACCGTCCCATTCACAGCATCTTTACGCTATTTATATTAGCTATTCTAATGCTGCTTTAAGACACACCGTCCCATTCACAGCATCTTTACGCAGTTGCTATTCTAGTGCTGCTTTAAGACACACTATCCATTCACAGCATCTTTACGCTATTTATATTAGCTATtttagtgctgctttaagacACACCGTCCCATTCACAGCTTCAGAAAATGAGAAGACATAAAAAAAGGTAAAGATGTCTGGGTGCTGTATGGAAACCATCTCCATCGCCACCTGTAACTGACCCAGGCTAAAAAAAACGACAAGCACGGACCTTTGAGCAGCTGGAAGACATCGGTTTGCTCCCTGTGAAGAGCCATGTTTTGCTCCTGTTTGGAGTGCTCTGGCCACCAGAAGCATGACTGTCTATTCTTGGCTTCTACCtgtaaaagagaaaaacagtggTTTTCTCTGGTGCCCTGCCCTGCAAATGTGCATGTTCAGGTTTATACCCAAGTGGATTTACGCACATCACAGTCTGTGGCAGGACACAGAGCCTCCGTcaagactgagtgagagagtggaccAATGAGACGATACCGCACGATCTCCATGGTGAGGTCACTACAGGTCACAGGAAAAACAGATACAGAAAGATTTCAAAATGATTCTGCAAAGTATTACTGAAAAATAATTCTACACGTTATATCAAGGGTAAATTACCATTTGTAAGGTCTGGATAAGACGTATACTAAAAAATAGCACAAAAATACCTTCATAGatacatacaaatgtgtgaATGCCAAATACTTACTTAATGACTATTCCAGTTAAGGCTGACTTCCATGTGACAGGGCAGGTAGGTGACCGAGTCCCATCCCCAAAGATTTTCTTGGCCGGCAGGCCATCAGAGTCCTGCTctgccctcttcctcttccggCTGCTGGCCTGCTTCTGAGCGGGGCCTTTGGGTGGTattgctgctgcttctgctgcccCTGCTGGAGTGGGCTCGGGCACGGGTACGTGCACGGGCACTGGCAACACAGCTTCTGAACACTGGCACACTGCTCTCAGCTCAGACAGGAGATCCTACACAAGTAGGTCACAGCAAGAGTGTCATCATTCTGCCACAAAGAGAGGCTGCTGACAACCCATGTGTGCTGGTGCCTTACACACTGATATTGAACTAAGACATCAGAGGGCTGATATATTATTACTAAGCAACagtagttattttttttctaaataccACTGGCACAAGCGCTTTCGGCAGagcataaaacaaacacaaggtaTTTGTACAGTGGAGCAGGGAGCAGTGGGTTATGAAAATTATACCACAGTAAAACTCAGTTCACCACGATGGGGAGTTCTCATCGACCATGCTATTATTTATATTAAAACCACAGATCTAGCCATGCAGCCTTATAGCATAACTCCATTAGGAGAGGCTAACTGGAGCCTCACCTGCTTTAGCGTGGGATGGCCCCAAATCCACAGCTGTCTGTCAGTAGAGCCTTCACAACGGGGTCTCCAGAGGAAGAGCACAGGGCCCAGAGGCTGGGCGGGGTACTGATCTGATCCGTAAAGAACCACACTGCCCTGCCTGCGCCCGGATAGGCACTGCACCGCAGCAAAGGTTGGccctgtatatacacacacacacaaacacatagagctGTGATGAGGAAACTGATGAAAGTCAAGATAAATTATACCAGTGAAGGGACAGAAAGAATCCTCTTCATATCTTGCAGTTTCTCACAGTGGGTACAGGAAAATGGCAACACTTACAATGCTGTCAGTTAGACACTTACTTACTTATAATGAACTTTGTAGGTATGTCAGAAATGAAGGTGACAAGGTGATTATGAACCATTTGCCTAAATGATCCAAAATTATGATATATATAGGATATATGGACTATGATACAAATGGTATACTAACAGGGTTCCCACCTTTTTAATTGACAACATTTCAAACCTTTTCTATTACTTTTCAAAGGCATTTAATGAAATTTCCATGCCTGTTCACTTCCAACAATTACACAAAACTGCGTTCTTTACTCCACAGATTGGGTCTAATTGTTGAATGAAAATTACACCTTGACACCATCTCTCAAACACAGCAGAGGAAAAGTGAATGTCTGGGGCTGCCTTCATGATGGTAATGTATGTTATTTGAACAGAGTAGAAGGAATCGTTACTAAGGAAGGCTATAACTCCATCACCATGTAATACCCTGTGGACAGCCCTTCACTGCAGCCAATTTTATCCTACAACAAGACAGAGATCCAAAGCATTGCTCTAAATTATGCAAGACCTATTTAGTGAAGAGGCAGTCAAGTTGTAACGCTGCAATGTTTGAAAGGGCTGCAAATAGGGGATTATTTAATGAAAGCACATTTTTAAGCACgttatttcacacacaaataattatTCTTAACTTTGCTGATGTCTATTATAGTATATTTTCGTTTCGTTTTGCACCTTATTTGAGTTTTCCTGGGAAAACATCTGGGTGAATTACCCTATATTGTGTTTGGTAACAGAAAGTGTTGTGGATGGAGCCAAATATGCAGTAAACCACTTGGCTGTGGGAGAAATAGTCACACAAAAATATCCGGACAAACACCAAACCGACTGCCTGGGCACTTTACAAAGATCTGTTCAGCAACTTTTAAATTAAACAAACGCTAAACAGTAGCCTTAGCATCACAAACAACCTAATGTTAGCCCGACTGCATCATCACAGTAACATTATCTTTTCCCCCCCAGATTATCGGTCTCATGTACTACTGTCAGGACATAATGACAGTCTTGGCAAATAAGGTTATTTTTATAAAAGTTCCCTACTGCAGTTTTAAGATCTGAAATGTGGTTCTTCACTCACCTGCGTCTTTACTGGTAAGCCTGGAGAGGGCGCTGAGGAGCTCCTCCTCTGGTCCCTGCAGCTCCACACAGCAATAATAGGACAGGTCCTACCAACACAAAATTTAAGACAATACAGTAAGGCTAGTGAAGCGATGACATTTACCGTCAACATTTTTCTGGAAAAGATGAGGGAAATATATGAATACCTTGTAACCTAACCAACCAATATCTCATAGCATCTAAAAGCAAATTGAAGCTAGGAACCCTTGTGGGTGATGTTTAATAGCTTCAGCTATTTAAGGTACAGTCCACAATTCAGgtgaaaagttgttgatatttgagctaaTTGATTGGCTGAAATGGTGTATGGCTCGGCCCacccactttgtttgtttccccatttacagagccggAATTTTTTGAGCGCATACACAGAACAGCCAGCTAGAGGACCGTAAGGAGCAATTAGACCAAATGTTTATTGGATAAGAATTGCGGGCTGTACCTTTAAAAGAGCCAATCTATAGGAGGCATTATCTATGGGCCTGTGGCCTCCTCCTCAcctgcaggagacagtggctgcTCATAGCCCTGTAGCAGGCCCGGTAGCACTTAAAGGTGGGCCTGTCCCCCAGACAATAGCCCCACTTCTTCAACATGTGGAAGCGCTTGGCGTGCCAGATGTGTGTCTCCAGCCACATGTTCTTCCTCTGCCGGCGGTTGAACTCCAGCAGCAGGTTACCGTGGCGACGGCGAGCTTTGCGGCTCTTGGCCTTTgactcctccttcttcttgccAGTTAGTAGGCTTTTCTCCAactaaaaagagagaggcattGGAAATATTTATAACAACAGCACAGTAAGGCCTTGACATACGCCTCCAATTTTAGGAATGTCAGATCAAGCTtccaaataagtactacaaatGGATCAAAGGCAGGCTGGTTGATCTGACTACATTCATAACCCTTGATTCAAAAACTGTTTGTTACTGGCACAAATGTAATGGCACAAACATGTTGATGATCATCAGCATTGTAAGTACCAAGTGTCTTAGAGAGCATGTAGCTGGATTATGGATCTATTATGTTTAGGACTAATCTAACGGCAGCGCACCATCCTCTGTGCGCCTTCTCGTAGCCTGGTGGGAAGTCTTTTAGTGTTGTGGCTCATGGCTCTTCGTCTCATGTGTTTGGGCAGAGCGCCAAAGGTATGGCAGCTGCCCGTCCTCTTGTTGACGGCCTTCAGCATCGCCTTGACCTCAGCAGCCCTGGCCCTGGCAAAATAGGAGCCTAGAGAAGGCAACACGAGTAACAATTAGACAACATGCCATACTCTCCAAATGTAAGAGCCAAACGCCGGCCAAAATAAAATCTCCCTTGTACCACAATCTGTGAATGAACAGCCTTGATGAACGTGTCTTACTGGTGATGTATTTGGGAAGCTCCTGGGGGTAAACCGAGCCGCCTGACTGATGGCCTCTGACCCACCCACCGCCCTGGTGGGGCAAGCCGTGCCCCTTCACATGTTGGGCTTCACCGGTCCGACCTTTAAGACCAACACAACCAGGTTTATTCATCTTTAACACCAGCCAAACGCTGCGCTGATTCTGTCGTGGTTC
The DNA window shown above is from Clupea harengus chromosome 11, Ch_v2.0.2, whole genome shotgun sequence and carries:
- the pop1 gene encoding ribonucleases P/MRP protein subunit POP1, with product MSGAKNRMRNKKMRDQPGNVTYSSPGWRNGGDTPAGRTGEAQHVKGHGLPHQGGGWVRGHQSGGSVYPQELPKYITSSYFARARAAEVKAMLKAVNKRTGSCHTFGALPKHMRRRAMSHNTKRLPTRLREGAQRMLEKSLLTGKKKEESKAKSRKARRRHGNLLLEFNRRQRKNMWLETHIWHAKRFHMLKKWGYCLGDRPTFKCYRACYRAMSSHCLLQDLSYYCCVELQGPEEELLSALSRLTSKDAGPTFAAVQCLSGRRQGSVVLYGSDQYPAQPLGPVLFLWRPRCEGSTDRQLWIWGHPTLKQDLLSELRAVCQCSEAVLPVPVHVPVPEPTPAGAAEAAAIPPKGPAQKQASSRKRKRAEQDSDGLPAKKIFGDGTRSPTCPVTWKSALTGIVINDLTMEIVRYRLIGPLSHSVLTEALCPATDCDVEAKNRQSCFWWPEHSKQEQNMALHREQTDVFQLLKGVYSSTEIPGGSVLGLTVDDPRLTLPRMRCKAEPDLQQAIGVDEEKRRALTLQGVPEHCCQSALWDRNVRDNATDNKITEKELNRMRSELLVPGSCLKPTPPQGRVPVLLVHQPGKQLGQEMPSWGAGWDLLLPKGWGMPFWVPLVYRGVRVAGLQMSAKHSQHKGAPHFPHDYPDCIAGARFQDEQQAELMNKFTRRPPGKRTNYIKHGCLAPFRCPWQQLVEEWVEIVKETGEGSDAQTGVETDGVPPRRFSVLRSRKVMRQLSVWCKPSSSKGQRLQRAPQPASLCPATAASLWASHGHSLVWARFSLLAKGRPELHAMVCVPTDEDLRLLSKEPRCMGPQEPLHVDHFRKRVKSARKGKKKKGGKAKGASEEQVVGSDGVAEKPDSTSDPSQRPTEQPSSVPALTQNQEVVSTPSRTSDGDTDATPASVAPSAPAPAPATEERLVLGLWPEPLPSVTSHCSRVTLGWVTQGDFSLAAGCGEALGLVSLTGLLQALLRQPPEQRGLLLLRNPSSLQYRFAKVTIEA